The nucleotide window CAGCTAAGGAAAAGCTTTTGATGACCGGCTTTGCTCATGGGGAAGCCGCCGAGCCATGGACACGTCTGGGGCTGGAGAGTGTGATCACTCAACCGTGCGTTCAGGATGTTGAGCGCATCTATCAGTTGAAGGCGACCAAGCGTCTCTATGTAGATTTGGATCCAGCAGTTCCTGTCGGTCTGACGCGCTCAGCGGAGTGGCGAAAGCGCCTGGGTATAGACATTCCTAAAGAGGAAATACTTGAAATAGCTCTGAGGCTTTACGCCATGAACAAGCAACTTGGAATCCCATTCCAGGGTGCTTCGCCATATTTCGGCGGCCTGCCATGTTCGCAACTGCCTTATGGTTTGTACATCAATGCGCAGGGGCGAATTTATCCTTGTTGCGGGTGCCCTGAGATTCAACAAGACGGTAGTATTGAGAATCTTGGTGATGTATTCGCACCGGGAGCGCTGAAGCGAGCCATTGAAATGAATCCTTATCGCAGGCACTATGTAAAACACGGCTTTGCATACGATAGCGCTCCATTCAACTCACCTGATTATCCCGGCTACGGGATTTATCATGGATGTCCGTTTCGTGACAGAGCAGGGGATATTTTACCACCAAAATGGGAGATGGTTGTTGCTGAATTCCTGGATCATCATCAAGGGGATCATGCAACGTTTCAGGATAGTACTTGTAATAGCAATGAATGACCAGTGCTGATTCAAGATCGGAGAAAAGGTTCTCGCTTTAACTCAACTGTGTTACGGAAAATGTTATAAAACGGCAAGGAGGTAACCATGAACAGGAGCATTTGGTTTGCAATCGTCATTGCAGTGGCCCTTTTGGCAGCGGTGATTTGGGGCCCTTTCTTGAGACAAAATGGCGGAGATCCAAAGTGGAAAAAAGAGGTCTATGTAGCTATTGTAAGTTCTCTTACGGGTGATTTGGCTGAGAATGGTAAGGATACTTCCAATGGTGCGAGCTTAGCCTTCGACGAAGCGAATGAGACCCCTCACACCAAAGACAGGATTATCCACTATGTGATGTTCGATGATCAGGGAGATCAAAAGGCTGCTGTGAGTGTAGCAAACCGAGTGTGCCAAGACCCTCGGTTTATTGCGGTCATTGGGCATCTTACAAGCGGGTGCATGTCTGCTGCCGCACCGGTCTATGATCGAGCGGGAATTCCGGTTGTTATGCCGGTACCGACTAATCCGAAGATTACCCAAATGGGGTACACAAGTCTTTTTCGAATACCGCCAACCGACAACGATCAGGCTCCCTTTCTTGCAAAGTACCTACTGTCAGTAGATCCTGGCGCTCCTGTTGCGGTTGTGCATGACTTGACAGCATATGGACTCGGGTTCGCTGAGGCGTTTCGTGATACCTTCAAACAGAACAGGGGAAATATTGTTGCCTTTGATGGTGCGCTGAAAGAATCACGTGATTTCAGGACGCTGATAGCCAAGCTCAAGGCTTTAAATCCAAAATATATCCTGCTCGGCGCTACCTACGACATGGGGGCGCCTTTTGCCCGACAAATGAAGGAACTTGGCCTCAATGCGACATTGGTTTCCGGTGATGGCTGTTATGGAAGCGCTTTTTTGGAGCAGGCTGGTGATGCTGCAGAAGGTACCATCGTGAGCTTCATTGCACCTGATCAAGCCTCTTCTCAAGAAACCACAGAATTTTTCAGAAAATACGAAGCGAAATATGGGAAAGTAGTCAGCTTCGCTCCGTTAGGTTATGATGCTGGCAAAGTAGTGGTTAATGCTATTGGAGAAGCTTCGCAGCCGACGCGTGCTGCTGTCATAAATGTTTTAAAGAGACGCGACTTCGTTGTAAATGGGGTAACCGGAAAAATAGAGTTTGCCGATAATGGTGACAATAAAAATAAAAATCTTGTTCTCTACACTGTACGTCAAGGCAAATTTACTCTTTTCAAGTAGTCGTTTAGAACGAGTGTAGAGCTGAGGAGAAGAGCTAAAATGTTAGTACAGGTATTCTTAAACGGCCTAGTTGCTGCGTCGATATACGCGCTTGTAGCCCTTGGCTTCGGGTTAGTCCTTCGAGTCTGCAGATTCTACCATTTCGCACACGCTGCGGTCTTCGTGTGGGGCGCGTACTTTGTCTTTCTGCTCAAGGTACAGCTCAAATTGCCATTATTATTTGGGATTGTTATTGGTGTTCTGCTGGCAACCATTCTTGGTTGCCTTATGGAGATTATGATCTACCGCTCATTAAGGCGCAGGCATTCTTCTTCTCTTGTCGTCCTTATAGCCTCCCTTGGTATATACGTCGTACTGCAAAACATCATTTCAATGGCCTTCGGGGATGGCGCCAAGGTAATTCAACAGCGATCTTTTGAGGAAGGAATGGATCTTTTCGGTGCTAGAATCACGCATATCAGAATGCTATCTGTCGGGTTGAGTGTTTTGCTACTTATAGGGGTTGCAGCTTTGCTGAAATGGAGTAAAGTAGGGAGAGCGATGCGAGCAGTTGGTAGCGATCCGACCCTCGCCAGTATCTCCGGAATCGACAGTGAGAGTATTGTGCTGTTCACATTTGCCTTGGCATCCGCATTGGCGGGAGTAGCTGGAATATTGGTTGCTCTTGATGTTGACATGACACCAACAATGGGGTTACAAGCATTGATGATGGGTTTGGTAGTTGTTATTATTGGTGGAATTAAGAGCATACCGGGTATCGCCTTTGCAGCCTTAATCCTGGGTTTGGTTCAAAACTTTGCTGCATGGCATATTGGTTCCCAGTGGCAGGATGCAATTGCGTTCATAATTTTGCTGGCAATCCTACTTGTGAGGCCGGAAGGAGTGATGGGCAAGAAACTCAGGAAAATAACAGTTTGAGCAAGTAAAACGATGGAGTATCTGATACACATTCTGATACTGATAGGTATTTACGTAATCCTGTCAGTATCTCTGAATCTGATTGCGGGTTACACAGGCTTGCTTTCAATCGCGCACGCTACATTCTATGGCGTGGGGGCTTACGTTGCTGCTCTTATGGCCATCAATCTTCAAAGCCCGTTCCTTCTCAACCTGATCTGTGCGATTATCCTGAGTGGCATGCTCGGCGCATTGGTAGGAATCCCTTC belongs to Candidatus Chlorobium masyuteum and includes:
- a CDS encoding radical SAM protein — translated: MNGVNSIVGWQYPETTIRMLLGSEAPRLLTIDFDFPCTSSCDLKCKYCFVETDERERVGIVTKPQGKLNVSQMKRVFADASALGCKSAKLVGDQEPLQEKALLDFLEYASEQLGMWIVMFTNGFVLANEAKCYRIHGLSSRALIERLKGLRVSIMLKFHSFDEKVEDALVGVPGYAAKRNKVLDCLIEAGFNEVPTFRTAKEKLLMTGFAHGEAAEPWTRLGLESVITQPCVQDVERIYQLKATKRLYVDLDPAVPVGLTRSAEWRKRLGIDIPKEEILEIALRLYAMNKQLGIPFQGASPYFGGLPCSQLPYGLYINAQGRIYPCCGCPEIQQDGSIENLGDVFAPGALKRAIEMNPYRRHYVKHGFAYDSAPFNSPDYPGYGIYHGCPFRDRAGDILPPKWEMVVAEFLDHHQGDHATFQDSTCNSNE
- a CDS encoding branched-chain amino acid ABC transporter permease; amino-acid sequence: MLVQVFLNGLVAASIYALVALGFGLVLRVCRFYHFAHAAVFVWGAYFVFLLKVQLKLPLLFGIVIGVLLATILGCLMEIMIYRSLRRRHSSSLVVLIASLGIYVVLQNIISMAFGDGAKVIQQRSFEEGMDLFGARITHIRMLSVGLSVLLLIGVAALLKWSKVGRAMRAVGSDPTLASISGIDSESIVLFTFALASALAGVAGILVALDVDMTPTMGLQALMMGLVVVIIGGIKSIPGIAFAALILGLVQNFAAWHIGSQWQDAIAFIILLAILLVRPEGVMGKKLRKITV
- a CDS encoding branched-chain amino acid ABC transporter substrate-binding protein yields the protein MNRSIWFAIVIAVALLAAVIWGPFLRQNGGDPKWKKEVYVAIVSSLTGDLAENGKDTSNGASLAFDEANETPHTKDRIIHYVMFDDQGDQKAAVSVANRVCQDPRFIAVIGHLTSGCMSAAAPVYDRAGIPVVMPVPTNPKITQMGYTSLFRIPPTDNDQAPFLAKYLLSVDPGAPVAVVHDLTAYGLGFAEAFRDTFKQNRGNIVAFDGALKESRDFRTLIAKLKALNPKYILLGATYDMGAPFARQMKELGLNATLVSGDGCYGSAFLEQAGDAAEGTIVSFIAPDQASSQETTEFFRKYEAKYGKVVSFAPLGYDAGKVVVNAIGEASQPTRAAVINVLKRRDFVVNGVTGKIEFADNGDNKNKNLVLYTVRQGKFTLFK